The following coding sequences lie in one Tichowtungia aerotolerans genomic window:
- a CDS encoding sodium:solute symporter family transporter, producing MSISVIDIAVLVGYFLLTIGIGLYFSRKNTNTEEYFLGGRSFPGWALGLSLVGTCMSSITFLSHPADSFKTTLIRMTITLTFPLISMFGMFVLLPFFRRGTISSAYEYLAQRFGRSVSCYAASIFFIIQILRVSTILYLISLLIHTVTGLSFFSCLLMAGGITALYTVSGGFDAVIWTDVLQTITLIFGSFVMIGLMIYKTDGGIIALIQTAFENGKLSMTQDLNVVTGQIEPIANGFSLTEKTFVMLLIVGVVQYLSTQFDQTSIQRWCSAKSPKEARKAIMVLAFSAVPIWASFMLTGTILWAFFRFHPDPVVTEMLTGVRKGEEIVPYFVVNYMPVGLTGLVIAGALAAAMSSLSSSINAASMVWVRDIYKPYLIKGKTDRHYLRIGFLASGAVSLMMLCGAWLFYTTDTKTLNDLGVTITSVCGGGMVGIFLVGVFTRCGDQRSVWIALAVNALVTAYVLLDNRGIVPARFSLSLDLYFTALIGNTLTVISALLASIFFKSRVKDFTNLTVWDQEKSPLV from the coding sequence ATGAGTATAAGCGTTATTGATATTGCCGTTTTAGTTGGCTACTTCCTGCTGACGATTGGGATTGGGCTCTATTTTTCGAGGAAGAATACCAACACGGAAGAATACTTTCTTGGTGGACGGTCGTTTCCTGGCTGGGCGCTGGGTTTGAGTTTGGTTGGGACTTGTATGAGTTCGATCACATTCCTGTCTCATCCGGCAGATAGCTTCAAAACAACGTTGATACGGATGACAATCACATTGACATTTCCACTCATTTCGATGTTCGGAATGTTTGTTCTGCTTCCATTTTTTCGACGCGGAACCATTTCATCGGCGTACGAATATCTTGCCCAGCGTTTTGGTCGGTCCGTTTCGTGTTATGCCGCCTCGATATTTTTTATTATTCAGATTCTTCGTGTGAGTACAATCCTGTACCTGATCTCTTTGCTGATTCATACGGTAACGGGCTTGAGTTTTTTTTCCTGTCTTCTGATGGCTGGCGGCATTACTGCGCTTTACACGGTAAGCGGCGGATTTGATGCGGTAATCTGGACCGATGTGTTGCAAACGATTACTTTGATTTTCGGATCATTCGTTATGATTGGTTTGATGATTTATAAAACCGACGGAGGCATTATTGCACTCATTCAGACGGCTTTTGAAAACGGAAAACTGTCAATGACACAGGATCTGAACGTAGTAACTGGGCAGATTGAACCAATAGCGAATGGTTTTTCGTTGACGGAGAAGACTTTTGTGATGCTGCTGATTGTAGGAGTTGTGCAGTATTTAAGCACTCAGTTTGACCAGACCAGTATTCAGCGCTGGTGTTCGGCGAAATCTCCGAAAGAGGCGCGCAAGGCCATTATGGTGCTGGCGTTCAGTGCCGTACCGATCTGGGCGAGCTTTATGCTGACCGGAACTATATTGTGGGCGTTTTTTCGCTTTCATCCTGATCCAGTGGTAACAGAAATGCTTACCGGGGTGCGTAAGGGAGAAGAGATAGTTCCATATTTTGTAGTCAATTATATGCCGGTCGGCTTGACCGGGCTTGTGATTGCTGGTGCGCTGGCCGCAGCCATGTCATCTCTCAGTTCCAGTATTAACGCAGCCAGTATGGTTTGGGTGAGGGACATCTATAAGCCTTATCTAATAAAGGGAAAAACAGATCGTCATTATTTACGTATTGGATTCTTGGCTTCCGGCGCGGTCTCTCTGATGATGCTGTGTGGAGCTTGGCTTTTCTACACTACCGATACTAAAACCTTGAATGATCTGGGAGTTACAATTACTAGTGTTTGCGGTGGCGGCATGGTAGGAATTTTCCTTGTAGGTGTGTTTACGCGTTGTGGAGACCAGCGTTCTGTTTGGATAGCATTGGCAGTGAACGCGTTGGTAACAGCCTATGTTCTTTTGGATAATCGAGGAATAGTTCCGGCCCGTTTCTCACTGTCTCTCGACCTTTATTTTACAGCACTGATTGGAAACACACTGACTGTTATCTCAGCATTGCTGGCAAGTATCTTTTTTAAATCTCGAGTTAAAGATTTTACGAACTTGACCGTGTGGGATCAGGAAAAATCACCTTTGGTATAA
- a CDS encoding glycosyl hydrolase family 28-related protein — protein sequence MFLLEMVLFQNFLEKFKMKQFVFIGVFLLSVACFGTLTFSMVGVPPGYVNVKEYGAVGDGVTDDTVAIRSALQVCKKVYFPAGVYVLTNGFELSQSIIIMGAGTPALAPFPLRDDDKRFLRSGSVPNLPGTVLLFRGTGQAVLHTVRQDTFSSMRYALKTHPNSPFFISDLAIVLDVQVFNEEGLLTTPEDDQSADYDVGLLIDNSSAGTVQNVAVFGYWNKAGLCVVSRGDTIIPDCNTFWNCSFMGDRGVALVGSGSVLGPKLSSTRFYGCDIFAGDHHKRGTAWGTTALYIDGIAETSSVISGHSFYGGCVRTYLNQAVKLDHVSHVAFFGTVFELPPWNSGGVELVRVNDSGCVVGTADTKDISFVSCRHRGLGFSKLAQVMTNGNMFVVNDNHHTVACYGDGKAVRIMAIPGLDPVLQLTDDTESSNSGWTIRMDVSERNILNVRYNNASKYSILTGELD from the coding sequence ATGTTTTTACTAGAGATGGTGCTTTTTCAGAATTTCCTTGAAAAATTTAAAATGAAGCAATTTGTATTTATAGGGGTATTCCTGTTAAGCGTGGCCTGCTTTGGAACGCTGACTTTTAGCATGGTTGGCGTTCCGCCAGGGTATGTGAATGTTAAGGAATATGGAGCCGTAGGCGATGGGGTAACGGATGATACTGTTGCGATTCGTTCCGCACTTCAGGTTTGTAAAAAAGTTTATTTCCCTGCTGGTGTGTATGTTTTGACAAATGGATTTGAACTGTCTCAATCCATCATAATTATGGGAGCTGGTACGCCGGCTCTTGCTCCGTTTCCCTTGAGAGACGATGATAAGCGTTTTTTACGATCAGGGTCTGTTCCTAACCTGCCGGGAACTGTTCTTCTTTTTAGAGGAACAGGGCAGGCAGTCCTGCATACAGTTCGCCAAGATACTTTCAGTTCGATGCGGTATGCTCTAAAAACACACCCCAACTCGCCTTTTTTTATTTCAGATCTAGCTATTGTTTTGGATGTTCAGGTATTTAATGAAGAAGGCCTGCTGACGACTCCGGAGGATGATCAATCGGCCGATTACGATGTGGGACTTTTGATAGATAATTCTTCAGCAGGTACGGTCCAAAATGTTGCAGTTTTCGGATATTGGAATAAAGCAGGGCTTTGTGTTGTGTCGCGCGGGGATACTATCATTCCTGATTGTAATACATTCTGGAATTGCTCTTTTATGGGAGATCGTGGTGTGGCATTAGTTGGTTCTGGTAGCGTTCTTGGGCCGAAACTTTCCAGTACACGATTTTATGGATGCGATATCTTTGCTGGCGACCATCATAAGCGGGGAACTGCTTGGGGAACGACTGCGCTTTATATCGATGGCATAGCTGAAACCAGTTCGGTGATCAGTGGACACTCTTTTTATGGAGGTTGTGTGCGCACTTATTTGAACCAGGCTGTTAAATTGGATCACGTGTCTCATGTAGCGTTTTTTGGAACTGTTTTTGAGTTGCCACCATGGAATTCCGGAGGTGTCGAGTTGGTACGAGTTAATGACTCGGGGTGTGTTGTCGGGACTGCTGATACGAAAGATATATCATTTGTTTCTTGTCGCCATCGTGGACTTGGGTTCTCAAAATTAGCTCAGGTGATGACGAATGGGAATATGTTTGTTGTGAATGATAATCATCACACGGTGGCATGTTATGGTGATGGCAAAGCAGTTCGGATCATGGCCATTCCTGGTCTTGACCCAGTACTCCAGTTAACAGACGATACTGAATCGAGTAATAGTGGATGGACCATTCGCATGGATGTTTCAGAGAGAAATATTCTTAATGTTCGATATAATAATGCATCCAAATATTCAATTCTAACGGGAGAATTGGATTGA
- a CDS encoding 16S rRNA (uracil(1498)-N(3))-methyltransferase has translation MNLILVFSEEMDADGRVRLMDERALHIRKVLRGTVGQKLRIGLLNGPLGTGTVEEVSQEAVSLSCVWEERIPERPGVDLLLAMPRPKVLKRLWAQFAALGVGRIVLANAEKVERFYFDTHIIRPEFYKARLIEGLQQARDTFLPEVSVVKQLKPLIEDDLNSVFPKVGKRMVADPSGTQNIFQCLESGGEKVPDSGKRVLLAVGPEGGWTPYELEMFRSNGFEVFGMGSRILRTDTACVGLLSLLAEGLRKPV, from the coding sequence ATGAACCTGATTCTTGTTTTTTCTGAAGAAATGGATGCGGATGGACGGGTGCGTTTGATGGATGAGCGTGCTCTCCATATCCGTAAAGTGTTGCGTGGAACGGTGGGGCAGAAACTTCGGATTGGCCTGTTAAATGGTCCGTTAGGAACAGGAACTGTCGAAGAGGTTTCACAGGAAGCAGTTTCTTTATCCTGTGTCTGGGAGGAGCGTATCCCGGAACGGCCCGGTGTTGATTTGCTGTTGGCGATGCCGCGACCGAAAGTGCTGAAACGGCTTTGGGCCCAGTTCGCGGCGCTGGGGGTGGGGCGCATTGTTCTTGCGAATGCAGAGAAAGTGGAGCGGTTCTATTTTGACACACACATTATCAGGCCGGAATTTTATAAAGCTCGTCTGATCGAGGGCCTTCAACAGGCTCGCGATACTTTTTTGCCGGAGGTGAGTGTGGTAAAACAGCTGAAGCCTTTGATTGAAGATGATCTGAATTCTGTTTTTCCAAAGGTCGGAAAACGAATGGTTGCTGATCCGTCCGGGACACAGAACATTTTCCAATGTTTGGAAAGCGGCGGCGAAAAAGTTCCAGACAGTGGCAAACGAGTGCTTTTAGCGGTCGGCCCCGAAGGGGGGTGGACTCCTTATGAGCTGGAGATGTTTCGGTCAAACGGCTTTGAAGTGTTCGGGATGGGGTCGCGGATTTTGCGGACAGATACGGCCTGTGTCGGTTTGTTAAGTCTGCTTGCAGAGGGCCTGCGTAAACCCGTATAA
- the mnmE gene encoding tRNA uridine-5-carboxymethylaminomethyl(34) synthesis GTPase MnmE, protein MNENETIAAIATPPGEGGVGIVRISGSKVWKIADQIFQGLEKPSQKEGGTFIFGKILGAEGEEIDEGLCLIFRAPRSYTGDDTVEIQGHGGSVVLRKILRRALEAGARMAEPGEFTKRAFLNGKMDLVQAEAVADLIHARSDRAAAAALEQLEGSLSGRFNRLYDQCVDIAADLETTLDFIEDELPDEVFPTLGKKLDGSFQTLEDLLLTWDEGRLLREGARVVIMGRPNAGKSTLFNALLGHDRAIVTSIAGTTRDVIEEGIVLGGIPLRILDTAGLREAECEIEREGIRRAREHAGAADIAVYLIDCSRPFSVEDAEHLEKLKPEQTVVVLNKNDVRSPAFNFQLSMFQPLEASLGLGDGLDDIRSALAARLGGFSHAPAHAVISERHRNLLELARVELENARGQLTGLEDEGVVLAAEHLRSALEFLGQVTGRIYHNELLDNVFSRFCIGK, encoded by the coding sequence ATGAACGAAAACGAAACCATTGCAGCCATTGCAACCCCGCCCGGCGAAGGTGGCGTTGGGATTGTGCGCATCAGCGGCTCCAAGGTTTGGAAAATTGCCGATCAGATTTTCCAAGGTTTGGAAAAGCCCTCGCAAAAAGAGGGCGGCACCTTTATTTTTGGGAAGATTCTCGGCGCAGAAGGCGAAGAAATTGATGAAGGCCTTTGCCTGATTTTTCGCGCTCCCAGAAGCTATACCGGTGATGACACGGTTGAGATCCAGGGGCATGGCGGATCGGTTGTGCTGCGAAAAATCCTGCGTCGTGCTTTGGAAGCCGGAGCCCGGATGGCTGAGCCGGGTGAGTTCACAAAGCGCGCGTTTCTCAACGGCAAGATGGACCTGGTGCAGGCCGAGGCTGTTGCCGACCTGATTCACGCCCGCAGCGACCGCGCTGCGGCTGCCGCGCTTGAACAGCTGGAGGGAAGTTTGAGTGGACGGTTTAATCGGCTGTATGATCAGTGCGTCGATATCGCTGCCGATCTGGAAACGACGCTTGATTTTATTGAGGACGAGCTGCCGGATGAGGTTTTTCCAACCCTTGGAAAAAAACTGGATGGAAGTTTCCAGACCTTGGAAGACCTGCTTTTGACCTGGGACGAAGGTCGGTTGCTGCGCGAGGGTGCGCGGGTTGTCATTATGGGTCGACCGAATGCCGGGAAATCGACGCTGTTTAATGCATTGCTTGGCCATGACCGTGCAATTGTAACCAGTATTGCCGGCACGACTCGAGATGTGATTGAAGAAGGAATTGTGCTGGGAGGGATTCCGTTGAGAATTCTCGATACCGCGGGATTGCGTGAAGCTGAGTGCGAAATTGAGCGCGAGGGAATTCGTCGCGCCCGGGAGCATGCAGGAGCTGCTGATATTGCTGTGTATCTGATTGACTGCTCCAGGCCGTTTTCGGTCGAAGATGCCGAGCATCTTGAGAAATTAAAGCCGGAGCAGACGGTTGTTGTGTTGAATAAAAACGATGTGCGGAGCCCAGCGTTTAATTTTCAGCTTTCAATGTTCCAGCCTTTGGAGGCTTCCCTCGGTCTTGGTGATGGGCTCGACGACATTCGTTCTGCTCTTGCAGCCAGGTTGGGCGGGTTTTCTCATGCGCCGGCGCATGCCGTTATTTCAGAACGACACCGCAACCTGCTGGAGTTGGCGCGGGTGGAACTGGAAAACGCTCGCGGGCAGTTGACGGGGCTGGAAGATGAGGGGGTCGTGCTGGCGGCTGAGCATTTGCGTTCTGCGCTTGAGTTTCTCGGGCAGGTGACCGGTCGCATTTATCATAATGAGTTGCTGGATAATGTGTTTTCCCGGTTTTGCATTGGGAAGTAG
- a CDS encoding glycosyl hydrolase family 28-related protein: MKILDSKKLFCFVLLAFFSVNSSAFVSVKDYGAVGDGVTDDTVAIQSALTNALEIYFPAGVYVLSDGLDLPPSVILKGDGAPNLAPFPLVGDDKVYLSPGQVSRLPGTTLLFKGTGSKSITTSRSDIFSSMHYSVKTTEAYPYSISDLAIVQDVNVYDGGALTTPANDNCSDFDVGLLVHDSAVGTVRNVTIFGYFDKAGLCVISDGIGSNPDYNTFWNCSFMGNYGVTLLGSDNTGGAGLSGTQFYGCDIFANDYHSRGDASWGTAALYIDGGISSTSSINGHYFFGGCIRTYRDRAVRLEHASNVTFQGVIFELSPWTRGGAYASYADEEGWIQGTADTRDVSLISCRHRDLKLQELSESMTDGRLFVVNDSMGAISTYADGKSVRLNALPGYDPTVQFTDDATSRVSGWVVRMDVSAENCLEFRYGNSAKLRITTNATPVIID; this comes from the coding sequence ATGAAAATTTTAGATTCAAAAAAATTGTTTTGTTTTGTTCTGCTTGCTTTTTTTTCTGTAAATTCATCCGCCTTTGTGAGCGTTAAAGATTATGGGGCGGTTGGTGATGGAGTAACTGATGATACGGTTGCGATACAGTCGGCGTTAACCAATGCTCTAGAAATTTATTTTCCGGCTGGTGTATATGTGCTCAGTGATGGCTTGGATCTGCCTCCATCTGTAATTTTGAAAGGAGATGGTGCTCCAAATTTAGCTCCATTTCCGCTTGTCGGAGATGATAAAGTGTATTTGAGTCCAGGGCAGGTTTCGCGGTTGCCGGGTACAACTCTTTTGTTTAAAGGGACTGGTTCAAAAAGTATAACGACTTCGCGGTCGGATATATTTAGCTCTATGCATTATTCCGTAAAAACTACTGAGGCGTATCCATATTCCATTTCAGATCTTGCCATAGTACAAGATGTGAATGTGTATGACGGCGGAGCACTAACCACTCCGGCGAATGACAACTGTTCTGACTTTGATGTGGGGCTTCTGGTACACGACTCTGCTGTGGGAACTGTTCGCAATGTAACCATTTTTGGCTATTTTGATAAAGCGGGACTTTGTGTTATTTCAGACGGAATAGGAAGTAATCCGGATTATAATACATTTTGGAATTGTTCATTTATGGGGAATTATGGAGTAACCTTGCTTGGATCTGATAATACTGGTGGTGCTGGACTTTCTGGTACTCAGTTTTATGGATGCGATATTTTTGCAAATGACTATCATTCGCGCGGCGATGCTTCCTGGGGGACTGCAGCTTTGTATATCGATGGCGGTATCAGTTCAACATCGTCAATTAATGGGCATTATTTTTTTGGAGGTTGTATTCGAACTTATCGAGATCGGGCGGTTCGATTGGAGCATGCATCTAATGTAACATTCCAGGGCGTCATATTTGAATTGTCGCCGTGGACTCGCGGTGGTGCATATGCATCTTATGCTGATGAGGAAGGGTGGATTCAAGGAACGGCGGACACTAGGGATGTTTCCTTAATAAGTTGTCGACATCGCGATCTTAAACTTCAAGAGTTGAGTGAATCGATGACCGACGGAAGGTTGTTTGTTGTTAATGATAGCATGGGAGCTATTTCGACATATGCGGACGGGAAATCTGTACGGCTTAATGCACTTCCTGGTTATGATCCGACTGTACAGTTTACGGATGACGCTACCTCAAGAGTCAGTGGGTGGGTTGTTCGAATGGATGTTTCGGCAGAAAACTGTTTGGAATTCCGCTATGGAAACAGTGCCAAGCTGAGAATTACAACGAATGCTACACCTGTAATAATTGACTGA
- a CDS encoding phosphatidylglycerophosphatase A family protein, giving the protein MNKFIKWTAVGFGFGLSPVMPGTVGTLWGIPLFWAIADLSLPIQIVLCLIFTLLAVPLCAKAESLIGKGKDPGCIVADEYLTLPICYLGLPFSLGVILAGFVFHRIFDITKPPPIKQLQRIKGGIGIVIDDFLAALIALVCNHVLFRIVIPMFG; this is encoded by the coding sequence ATGAATAAATTTATTAAATGGACAGCGGTTGGATTTGGTTTTGGGCTGAGCCCGGTAATGCCCGGGACGGTTGGTACGCTTTGGGGGATTCCGCTTTTTTGGGCAATTGCTGATCTCTCCCTGCCGATACAGATTGTGCTGTGTTTGATCTTCACGCTGCTTGCTGTGCCGCTGTGTGCCAAAGCGGAGTCATTAATTGGGAAAGGAAAAGATCCCGGGTGCATTGTTGCCGACGAGTATCTGACCCTTCCAATCTGTTATCTCGGACTGCCGTTTTCGCTGGGCGTGATTCTTGCCGGATTTGTGTTTCATCGTATTTTTGACATCACCAAGCCGCCGCCGATCAAGCAGTTGCAGCGTATTAAAGGTGGAATCGGTATTGTGATTGATGACTTTCTTGCTGCTCTGATTGCTCTCGTCTGCAATCACGTGTTGTTCCGGATTGTTATTCCGATGTTTGGATAA
- a CDS encoding IS256 family transposase — protein MDRDQKTTEDTTKKIIEIDDSAVRGHLQELVRGSVEETLNGLLDAEADTLCGAKRYERSPDRVDSRAGHYERGLETQAGSVKLKVPKLRSIPFETQIIERYRRRESSVEEALMEMYLAGVSVRRVEDITQALWGTRVSPGTVSNLNQKVYERIEKWRTRPIDGEYPYVYLDGICLKRSWGGEVKNVSVLVAIGVNAEGYREILGAAEGEKEDKAGWQAFLRDLKERGLKGVRLIVSDKCLGLVESVAEVYPSADWQRCVVHWYRNIFQNVPRQKVKAVAAMLKAIHAQEDREAALEKAQAVVEKLKGMKLNKAADHVQRTVDETLSYMSYPEEHWRRIRTNNPLERIMREIRRRTRVVGSFPDGQSALMLVAARLRHIAGTKWGTRRYLNMTRLYELEQLKKNAA, from the coding sequence ATGGATAGAGACCAAAAGACGACGGAAGATACCACGAAAAAGATCATCGAAATTGACGACTCGGCTGTGCGGGGACATCTGCAGGAGCTGGTGAGAGGCTCCGTTGAGGAGACGCTCAACGGCCTGCTGGATGCCGAAGCGGATACCCTGTGCGGAGCAAAACGCTATGAGCGAAGCCCGGATCGGGTGGATTCTCGTGCGGGCCATTACGAGCGTGGACTGGAGACACAAGCCGGCAGTGTGAAGCTCAAAGTACCCAAGCTTCGCAGCATTCCCTTTGAGACACAGATCATTGAACGCTATCGTCGTCGTGAAAGCTCCGTCGAAGAAGCGTTGATGGAGATGTATCTGGCCGGGGTGTCGGTTCGCCGTGTTGAAGATATTACGCAGGCACTGTGGGGCACGCGAGTCAGCCCGGGAACGGTCAGTAACCTGAACCAAAAAGTTTATGAACGCATCGAGAAGTGGCGGACACGCCCGATTGATGGCGAGTATCCGTACGTCTATCTCGACGGGATCTGCCTGAAGCGCAGCTGGGGCGGCGAAGTGAAGAACGTATCGGTTCTGGTCGCTATTGGAGTCAATGCGGAAGGCTATCGAGAGATTCTTGGTGCCGCCGAAGGCGAGAAGGAAGACAAGGCCGGATGGCAAGCATTCTTGCGCGATCTGAAGGAGCGGGGGCTCAAAGGGGTTCGCTTGATCGTCAGCGATAAATGCCTTGGGTTGGTGGAATCGGTCGCCGAGGTTTATCCATCCGCCGACTGGCAACGTTGCGTGGTTCACTGGTACCGCAACATCTTCCAGAATGTACCGCGCCAGAAAGTCAAAGCAGTCGCTGCCATGCTCAAAGCAATTCATGCCCAGGAAGACCGCGAAGCGGCCTTGGAAAAGGCTCAGGCAGTCGTAGAAAAGCTAAAAGGCATGAAGCTGAACAAAGCGGCCGATCACGTGCAACGAACCGTAGACGAAACACTGAGCTATATGAGCTATCCCGAGGAGCATTGGCGGCGCATCCGCACCAACAATCCGTTGGAGCGGATTATGCGCGAGATCCGGCGACGTACCCGCGTAGTCGGCAGCTTTCCTGACGGACAGTCCGCGCTGATGCTGGTCGCAGCTCGTCTACGCCACATCGCAGGCACCAAATGGGGGACGCGCCGCTACCTGAACATGACCCGACTCTACGAACTGGAACAACTCAAGAAGAATGCCGCATAG
- a CDS encoding helix-turn-helix transcriptional regulator, with protein MNESVTNEQVIQAVFTATDEAKEHALEILEGRAGSPNLPQDNDPLLLRMGEAAEMLNVSRATLWRTIKAGSLEKVELYPGSFRLRRSDIIALVNNRTAGTR; from the coding sequence ATGAATGAATCCGTAACCAACGAGCAGGTTATTCAGGCGGTCTTCACCGCCACCGACGAAGCCAAAGAACACGCCTTAGAAATCCTTGAAGGTAGGGCAGGTTCGCCGAACCTGCCGCAAGACAATGATCCACTCCTGCTCCGCATGGGCGAAGCAGCAGAAATGTTGAACGTGAGCCGTGCCACGCTCTGGCGCACCATCAAAGCCGGCAGTCTGGAAAAAGTGGAACTTTATCCCGGCTCATTCCGCCTTCGTCGCTCCGACATCATCGCTTTGGTCAATAATCGCACAGCAGGAACACGATGA
- a CDS encoding ISL3 family transposase gives MKRRSLCPQEKIDLVGPGIKVHSVVRHGGVMIHAEYVGPVACPQCSSEQLRTKDRFVRKLRHESIGTKNTWLYLTLRKYRCEDCRRYFRARVPGLLPYRRSTEMFRQEIFMDHRDGISQQQLHRTRRIGSATVERWFHDHLELKEKMFSSRLCPTVLGIDEHFFTKKQGYATTFCDLQKHRIFEVAKGRSEHSLHSALMRMKGRERVQVVCIDLSSSYRSLARKYFPNALIVSDRFHVVRTVIRHFLDTWKLLDPVGRKNRGLLSLMRRKGENLRPEQQARLERYFEQNPAIGMVYKAKEELCELLNQKHRTQKDCRPLISRLLYWIDQLRNSPFEPLRTLGATLSSWRDEIARMWRFTRNNGITEGFHTKMELIQRRAYGFRNFSNYRLRVIVMCG, from the coding sequence ATAAAAAGGAGATCGCTATGCCCCCAAGAGAAGATAGACCTGGTCGGCCCCGGCATCAAGGTTCATTCCGTAGTCCGCCACGGTGGCGTGATGATTCATGCCGAGTACGTTGGCCCGGTGGCCTGTCCGCAATGCAGTTCAGAGCAGCTGCGCACTAAGGATCGATTTGTACGGAAGCTGCGTCATGAAAGCATTGGAACGAAAAACACCTGGCTGTACTTGACGCTGCGTAAATATCGCTGCGAAGACTGCAGACGCTATTTTAGGGCCCGAGTGCCCGGCCTGCTGCCGTACCGGCGCAGTACCGAGATGTTCCGACAGGAGATCTTTATGGATCACCGTGACGGCATCAGCCAGCAACAGCTGCACCGCACCCGGCGGATCGGATCCGCTACTGTCGAGCGGTGGTTTCATGACCATCTGGAGCTTAAAGAGAAGATGTTTTCCAGCCGGTTGTGCCCGACGGTTCTGGGTATTGATGAACACTTCTTCACCAAGAAGCAGGGATACGCAACGACCTTCTGTGACCTGCAGAAGCATCGGATATTCGAGGTAGCCAAGGGACGATCGGAGCACTCCCTGCATAGCGCTCTGATGCGAATGAAAGGCCGAGAGCGCGTTCAGGTGGTCTGTATCGACCTTTCATCAAGCTATCGCAGCTTGGCTCGGAAGTATTTCCCGAATGCATTGATCGTCAGCGATCGGTTCCATGTGGTGCGAACCGTCATCCGCCATTTCCTCGACACATGGAAGCTACTTGACCCTGTAGGGCGTAAAAACCGTGGGCTGCTATCGCTGATGCGCCGAAAAGGCGAAAACCTGCGCCCGGAGCAGCAAGCCCGTCTGGAGCGATATTTTGAGCAGAACCCAGCGATTGGTATGGTGTACAAGGCCAAAGAGGAGCTATGCGAACTGCTCAACCAGAAGCATCGAACACAAAAGGACTGCCGGCCGCTAATCTCACGCCTGCTGTACTGGATCGATCAGCTGCGCAACAGTCCATTCGAGCCGTTGCGCACGCTGGGGGCCACATTGAGTTCCTGGCGCGATGAGATCGCCCGGATGTGGAGGTTCACCCGCAACAACGGCATTACAGAAGGCTTCCATACCAAGATGGAGCTGATTCAAAGGAGAGCCTACGGCTTTAGGAATTTCAGCAATTACAGATTGAGAGTAATTGTGATGTGTGGTTAA
- a CDS encoding alkaline phosphatase, with protein MSKKILTALCLTGLLLHAEETRPKNIILFIGDGMGIAQVTAGKIAKGTLEMERCPVAGLASTWSADHLTTDSAAAATALATGTKTDNGMLSLNPEGQRLKTVLEIAEDQKKSTGLVCNCAVTHATPAGFATHVPSRQQYVEIARQLADSDVDVLFGGGLAYFSPSNAPSCLPQLQNKMPLATTAEEFYALGTPEKAAALLYPEHPPHVAERTVSLKELTQKAIEILVQDEDGFFLMVEGSQIDWAGHKNDAANIISEVIDFDDAVGVGLDFAEKNGRTLVIITADHETGGFAVIDGTLAEKTVSQTGFIHKKHTASMVPVFAEGPASSRFSGIMDNTDIGKTMIELIQTSE; from the coding sequence ATGAGTAAGAAAATCCTGACGGCCCTTTGCCTGACCGGGCTTCTTCTTCATGCCGAAGAAACCCGACCTAAAAACATCATTCTATTCATCGGGGACGGCATGGGCATCGCGCAGGTCACTGCGGGCAAGATTGCTAAAGGAACACTGGAAATGGAGCGCTGCCCCGTAGCCGGGCTGGCGAGCACCTGGTCTGCAGACCACCTGACAACCGATTCCGCCGCTGCGGCAACTGCTTTGGCAACCGGCACCAAAACAGACAACGGAATGCTCTCACTCAACCCCGAAGGCCAACGCCTCAAAACCGTATTGGAAATTGCGGAAGATCAAAAAAAATCAACCGGGCTCGTCTGCAACTGCGCAGTCACCCATGCCACGCCCGCCGGCTTTGCAACACATGTACCCAGCCGCCAGCAATACGTTGAAATCGCCCGGCAACTGGCCGACAGCGATGTCGACGTTCTTTTCGGCGGCGGACTGGCCTATTTCAGTCCGTCCAATGCCCCATCCTGTCTGCCGCAGTTACAAAATAAAATGCCCCTAGCCACCACCGCAGAGGAATTCTACGCTCTCGGAACCCCGGAAAAGGCCGCAGCCCTGCTCTATCCGGAACACCCGCCTCATGTCGCGGAGCGGACAGTTTCCCTGAAAGAACTGACCCAAAAAGCCATTGAAATCCTGGTCCAGGACGAAGATGGATTTTTTCTGATGGTGGAAGGCTCTCAGATCGACTGGGCGGGACATAAAAATGATGCTGCCAACATTATCAGTGAAGTCATTGATTTTGATGACGCAGTCGGAGTTGGGCTCGACTTCGCTGAAAAAAACGGCCGCACGCTGGTGATTATCACTGCCGATCATGAAACTGGCGGATTTGCTGTGATCGATGGAACACTGGCAGAAAAAACTGTCAGCCAAACCGGCTTCATTCATAAAAAGCACACTGCCTCGATGGTCCCGGTCTTTGCCGAAGGCCCTGCCAGCAGCCGTTTCAGCGGAATAATGGATAATACAGATATTGGAAAAACAATGATCGAACTTATCCAAACATCGGAATAA